From the genome of Alcanivorax sp.:
TTTGCGGCGCTGCGCTCCGGCAAGGCGGACATGGTCACTGACCATATCGAACGCTTTGACGACACCGGTATCGTGCTGGCTTCCGGCCAGCACCTGGATGCGGACATTATTGTCACGGCCACGGGCCTGGATGTGCAGCTGATGGGCGGGATGCAGCTTGAGCTGGATGAGCAGCCGGTGGATCTGACCCGGAAGATGACCTACAAGGGCATCCTGATTCAGGACATTCCCAACTATGGCTGGATTTTTGGCTACACCAATGCGCCCTGGACGCTGAAAAGTGATATCGGCGGCCAGTATCTGTGCCGACTGTTCGCGCAGATGGAAAAGACCGGTGCCACCGTGGCCACCCCGGTGGACCACCACAACAACCTCACGGATGTGGGCATGCTCGATGGCTTTGCGCCGGGCTATATCAGCCGGGCCAGGGATCGCATGCCACGCCAGGGCCGGGGCGGTCCGTGGAAGGTCACCATGCACTATGGCCATGACAAAAAGCTGCTGACAGAAGCTCCGGTTCAGGATGGCATCCTGGAATTTACCGGCCCGCAAGCGGCCGCTGACAACAAGGTCACGCCATTGCGTGCCTCTGCCTGAGGCCCTGTTGCGATGATGTCTGACCGGGGAGTACGGAGCCCTGGCGCTGTTTTGGGAGAGAGACAATGAAGAGCAACAGCAGACCGCCGGTGTTGCTGATCCATGGCATGTGGAGCGATGGCAATACCTTGCAGGCGTTGCGTGATGCGTTTGTGGCGCAGGGTTATCAGGTGGAGGCGATCACCCTGCCTTTTCACCGTACGCTGGCCGAACATACCACCGCCAGTCTCGCCAGCCTGGCCCGGGCCCGCTTGCAGGATTACGTGGCGTTTCTGGTCGAGCATGTGCAGAAGATGGACGCAGCGCCCATTGTGGTGGGGCATTCCCTGGGCGGGCTGCTGGCCCAGCTGCTGGCCGCGCGGGTGCCCTGTGAGCGGTTGATTCTGTTGTCCTCTGCTGCCCCCGCCGGGATTAACGGGCTGGGCTGGTCAGTGTTCCGTACCCTGGGCAGAAACCTGTTCCGGTTTCCGTTGTGGCGAAGCGCCACCCGGCTGGGCCTGGCCAATGTGAAGTACGGTATCGGCAATGCACAGAGCGAGGCTGTGCAGCAGGACATTCTTTTCGGCTGTGGCTATGAGTCCGGCATGGTGACCTTCCAGTTGACGCTGGCAGCGTTCAGCCGCAAGAGCTTTGCCAACGTGGAGCCCGATAGTATCCGTTGTCCTGTGCTGATCATCGGGGGTGTGGAGGACCGTATTACCCCTATCAATGTGCAGCGCAAGATCGCCAGCCGTTATGGCGAGCGCTGCCAGTTGGTCGAGATTCCGGGCTGTGATCACTGGACCGTGGGTGGTCGCTATTTCCGCGAAATCCGTATAGCTCTGTTCGATTGGCTTGACCCGTCGGGGTCGGCAGTGAAGAGTGATGATGTCCTGAAAGCCAGTTAGTGTCGTGCGCTACAACAAGCCGCTTTGACGGTGCCGCACGCGACCGGCGGCCCGGCAGGTGAGAGTGCGTCTCTTGCCGTCCGGCAACCGGTTACCCGCCTCCTCCGGCTGCGTTGCTGGTGGAGGCGTTTTTTTGGGTTGCGGATTGGCGGGAATGGCTAATTGCAAAGACCATTCCGTAGGAGATTCTATGTTGTCCACCCCTTTTATGAGGCAGGCATAGATACGTAGTCAGTACGGCTCTTCATCAGCGCGAAGGCGATACGGACCAGCTTACGTGCGAGGATGACCAGGGCCTGCGTTTTCGCCAGGCCACGGTCGAGATAACCTTGGTAGACACCCGCCCAGCGGGCGCTTTTACGAGCGGCCATGGCCGCACAGTAAAGCAGTCTGCGGGTCTCTGAGTCGCCTTTTTTGGTCAGCTTGCGTTTTCCCGTTCTGGTGCCGGAGTCCTTTACATGGACATCCATCCCCAGGAAGGCGACGAAGGCGTCGCTGTTGCGGAAGTCTCCTCGCAGGAAGGCCATGACCAAGGCGTAAGCCGTCAGATCGCCCACACCTTCCAGAGATTTGCAGCGTTGTACCTGATCGCAGAGCCCTGCCTCTCTTACGGTGTTGCGAAGATGCTTCTGGATTAGTGTATCCAGACTGTTGATCTGTGAGATCAGCCTTGTCAGGCTCGCCTTGAGAATCTTTTCGCCACCCAGGCTCTGTTGGATCATGGTTCGCGCCTTGATCAGCGCCGCGCGGCGGCGTAGCAGTGTCTGCAGTGTTCGATACGCCTTGGGCGGCGGGCTCCAACGGCGCAGATCCTCCTTCTCTCTCTGCAGATGGCGGGCAAGCAGCTGGGCGTCAGAGGCGTCTGTTTTAGCTCGGCCGCCTGTTCCCTTGCGGTAGCTGCTGAGACGTGAAGCATCAATGACGTAAATGTGGTGCCCTTTGGCATGGGCCAACTCGATGACTGCCATGTGGTAAGTCCCTGTGGCCTCAATGGCGATCTCACAGGAGCATGGCAGGCTCTTGAGCCAGTGTTTAATGGCTTTGGGGGTGTTCTCGATGGTGAACGTCTGGCCCTGGAAATGAATGACCAACTCGGCCTTGGCGACGTCGATGCCGACGATAGATCTTGCTACTTGCATTGCCACTGAACTGCCCCTTGAGCTAGGTTACACATGCTTGTCGGGGCGCACCTAAACGCTGGCTTGCTGGTATCGTCGGTCTGAGGTGCAACTCAGCCGATGGATTCTTTATCGGCGTATGAATAGGTGCGGGGTGGGGCCAAGTCTCCTACCGTCTGTACCCTGAGGTCAGATGCGTCGTTGGTCCCTCCACCCCGGCAAGTCCTGCATCATTGCAGGAGAGGCATTCAAACATACAAGCGTCGGTTATTCGCTACGCTCGGTGGTGGCGCGATTCCAAGACCAGGATCAAAAGCTGTCTCACCACAGAGATCACCGAGAAAAACAGGTTTTCACTCTGTGTGCTCTGTGGCCTCTGTGGTAAATGTCGTTTTTCAGGTTTGGGTTATCGCGCCGCCAGCGACGCTCCTACGGAAAGGGGGAGGCTTGAATCGGGCTTTTCCCGAAATTCCGAGATGAACCTTTATTTCCCCTGGTCTACAGCCGCATTCGTTCAGCAAGCTGAACTTCCCACACAGGCAGCAAAGCCAGCCATACCACAGAGGTCGCAGAAATCTCTAAACCCCGCCGTAGGTACGTTGCGCAGCGAATAACACCTCTTTAGGTGCGAACAGAGCCGCTGTAGGAGCGGTCGTTCGACCGCGATCCGAGCCTTGGCGAGGAATGGATACCAGAAGCGCGTTACTCGAGCCCCGAATCTTTTTTTACCTCGCCCAGGCTCGGATCGCTTGCAGGCAAGCTCCTACGGAAAGAACAACAGCACTGCGCAATCCGAACGCTGTGTCCTGTGTGGTCAAATCCGCCTTGGATCTTTCGATTTTGACGTGCCGCGGGTTGCGTGAAGCCTGTTGCAGCCGCGGAACGGCACAAAAAAAGGCCTCTCGAATGAGAGGCCTTTTTATATGGCACGCCCGAGAGGATTCGAACCTCTGACCTTTGCCTCCGGAGGGCAACGCTCTATCCAGCTGAGCTACGGGCGCAGAACTTGTTGCACAGCGGTTGGGGGCCGTTCGGGCGCCCTGGCTGTGCAGGCTGGAACTTGGGGATCCAA
Proteins encoded in this window:
- a CDS encoding IS110 family transposase encodes the protein MQVARSIVGIDVAKAELVIHFQGQTFTIENTPKAIKHWLKSLPCSCEIAIEATGTYHMAVIELAHAKGHHIYVIDASRLSSYRKGTGGRAKTDASDAQLLARHLQREKEDLRRWSPPPKAYRTLQTLLRRRAALIKARTMIQQSLGGEKILKASLTRLISQINSLDTLIQKHLRNTVREAGLCDQVQRCKSLEGVGDLTAYALVMAFLRGDFRNSDAFVAFLGMDVHVKDSGTRTGKRKLTKKGDSETRRLLYCAAMAARKSARWAGVYQGYLDRGLAKTQALVILARKLVRIAFALMKSRTDYVSMPAS
- a CDS encoding alpha/beta hydrolase, yielding MKSNSRPPVLLIHGMWSDGNTLQALRDAFVAQGYQVEAITLPFHRTLAEHTTASLASLARARLQDYVAFLVEHVQKMDAAPIVVGHSLGGLLAQLLAARVPCERLILLSSAAPAGINGLGWSVFRTLGRNLFRFPLWRSATRLGLANVKYGIGNAQSEAVQQDILFGCGYESGMVTFQLTLAAFSRKSFANVEPDSIRCPVLIIGGVEDRITPINVQRKIASRYGERCQLVEIPGCDHWTVGGRYFREIRIALFDWLDPSGSAVKSDDVLKAS